From bacterium, a single genomic window includes:
- the preA gene encoding NAD-dependent dihydropyrimidine dehydrogenase subunit PreA, with amino-acid sequence MGKPDLGTNVGGVRSPNPFWLASGPPTNSAYQVRRAFAAGWGGVVWKTLGTEPIVNVSSRYGALDYDGQKVVGLNNIELITDRTLETNLAEIRQVKREFPDHAVVVSLMVESKPEVWHDIVKRTQDTGCDGLELNFGCPHGMSERGMGAAVGQVPDYTEQITTWVKEAAEIPVLVKLTPNVTDVRFVARAARRGGADGLALINTVNSIIGVDLDSLLPVPHVAGRGSHGGYCGPAVKPIALHMVHSIAADAGIGLPISGIGGIQTWRDAVEFMLLGASGVQVCTAAMHYGFRIVEQFVSGLENWMAGHGFARLDDFIGRTVPLVGDWNQLDLSYKVAAQIDQESCVHCGVCYIACEDGAHQSIVHTTVSEDAYVARHGADGPRALMHSGGFRVFAGAGEGKVNLFEVDQDKCVGCNLCSLVCPVDGCIEMVRQDTGRPSMTYPEYLAKVEAGEMDKIEPPEHS; translated from the coding sequence ATGGGCAAGCCTGATCTCGGCACGAACGTCGGCGGCGTCCGGTCGCCCAATCCCTTCTGGCTGGCCAGCGGTCCGCCCACCAACTCCGCCTACCAGGTGCGCCGCGCCTTCGCGGCGGGCTGGGGCGGCGTGGTGTGGAAGACCCTGGGCACCGAGCCCATCGTCAACGTCTCCTCGCGCTACGGGGCCCTGGACTACGACGGCCAGAAGGTCGTCGGCCTGAACAACATCGAGCTGATCACCGACCGCACGCTGGAGACCAACCTCGCGGAGATCCGCCAGGTCAAGCGCGAGTTCCCCGACCACGCGGTCGTGGTCTCGCTGATGGTCGAGAGCAAGCCGGAGGTGTGGCACGACATCGTCAAGCGCACCCAGGACACCGGCTGCGACGGGCTGGAGCTGAACTTCGGCTGCCCCCACGGCATGAGCGAACGCGGCATGGGCGCCGCGGTGGGGCAGGTGCCCGACTACACCGAGCAGATCACGACCTGGGTCAAGGAGGCGGCCGAGATACCGGTGCTCGTCAAGCTGACACCCAACGTGACCGACGTGCGCTTCGTGGCGCGGGCGGCGCGGCGGGGCGGCGCCGACGGCCTGGCCCTGATCAACACCGTCAACTCCATCATCGGCGTGGACCTGGACTCGCTGCTGCCGGTCCCCCACGTGGCGGGCCGCGGCAGCCACGGCGGCTACTGCGGACCGGCGGTCAAGCCCATCGCCCTGCACATGGTCCACAGCATCGCCGCCGACGCGGGGATCGGCCTGCCCATCTCCGGCATCGGCGGCATCCAGACCTGGCGCGACGCCGTGGAGTTCATGCTGCTCGGCGCGAGCGGCGTGCAGGTCTGCACGGCGGCCATGCACTACGGCTTCCGCATCGTGGAGCAGTTCGTCTCGGGCCTGGAAAACTGGATGGCCGGCCACGGCTTCGCCCGCCTCGACGACTTCATCGGACGGACCGTACCCCTGGTCGGCGACTGGAACCAGCTCGACCTGAGCTACAAGGTGGCGGCGCAGATCGACCAGGAGAGCTGCGTCCACTGCGGCGTCTGCTACATCGCCTGCGAGGACGGCGCCCACCAGTCCATCGTGCACACCACCGTGAGCGAGGACGCGTACGTGGCGCGTCACGGAGCCGACGGCCCGCGGGCCCTGATGCACAGCGGCGGCTTCCGGGTCTTCGCCGGCGCCGGCGAGGGCAAGGTCAACCTCTTCGAGGTGGACCAGGACAAGTGCGTGGGCTGCAATCTCTGTTCGCTGGTCTGTCCGGTCGACGGGTGCATCGAAATGGTCCGGCAGGACACGGGCCGGCCCTCGATGACCTATCCCGAGTACCTGGCCAAGGTCGAAGCGGGCGAGATGGACAAGATCGAGCCGCCCGAGCATTCCTGA